Proteins encoded together in one Coffea arabica cultivar ET-39 chromosome 2c, Coffea Arabica ET-39 HiFi, whole genome shotgun sequence window:
- the LOC140035695 gene encoding uncharacterized protein, translating into MDGCWKKQVRCLKCGSSEHQISGCPKIQEGTTSNARPNTSGGSRPTVPARVYAIDDQPAPDSSEVVEGTLLIFHRLTKVLIDPGATHSFVNPSFMSGIDVRPVKLPFDLEVRTPMGNKKIIASLAYKNCEFWIGNRKMLVDLISLDIRGYDVVIGMDFLGQYHAKLDCRAKVVEFCISGEATLRLDVKGRLASSAMISRIRARKMLSKGAQDFLAFLINAPSDQVKLEDVPVVREFPNVFPEELKTLPPEREMEFKIDLVPGMAPISKTPYRMALAELKELKIQLQDLLEKGFVKESDSLEQKLYAKFSKCEFWLEEISFLGHKVSKEGIAVDPAKVVAVMNWKQPGTPTEVRSFLGLAGYYRRFIKDFSKIAGPMTELTKKGNRFIWTLKCESSFQELKKRLTSAPVLVLPDGVRKKVMPYTPMLPEKV; encoded by the exons ATGGATGGCTGCTGGAAGAAGCAAGTAAGGTGCTTGAAATGCGGAAGTAGCGAGCACCAAATTTCTGGATGTCCAAAAATACAGGAAGGGACTACTTCGAACGCTAGACCAAACACTTCTGGAGGTAGCCGGCCGACAGTTCCTGCCAGAGTGTATGCTATAGATGACCAACCTGCACCTGATTCCTCGGAAGTTGTGGAAGGTACACTTCTGATTTTTCATCGATTAACTAAAGTGTTAATTGACCCTGGTGCAACTCATTCATTCGTAAATCCATCATTTATGTCTGGAATAGATGTGAGACCTGTTAAATTACCCTTCGATCTTGAAGTTAGGACACCAATGGGTAATAAGAAGATAATCGCTAGCTTAGCCTATAAGAATTGTGAATTCTGGATTGGAAATCGTAAAATGCTTGTGGATCTAATCAGTCTGGACATAAGAGGGTACGATGTTGTCATAGGAATGGATTTCCTAGGCCAATATCATGCTAAACTTGATTGCCGAgcgaaagtggtagaattctGTATATCTGGAGAAGCAACCCTGAGGTTAGATGTTAAGGGTAGGTTAGCATCATCTGCTATGATCTCAAGGATACGGGCGAGGAAAATGTTGTCAAAAGGAGCTCAGGATTTCTTAGCCTTCTTGATTAATGCTCCCAGTGATCAAGTGAAGTTAGAAGATGTACCAGTGGTACGGGAATTTCCGAATGTTTTTCCCGAAGAGCTAAAGACTCTACCGCCGGAAAGAGAAATGGAATTTAAGATTGACTTGGTGCCTGGAATGGCTCCAATTTCTAAAACTCCGTACCGAATGGCTCTTGCCGAGCTAAAGGAGTTGAAAATTCAACTGCAAGACCTCTTGGAgaaaggttttgtgaaggagagTGATTCACT GGAGCAGAAGCTGTATGCCAAATTCagcaagtgcgagttttggctggagGAAATATCTTTTCTAGGGCATAAGGTTTCCAAGGAGGGAATTGCCGTGGATCCGGCAAAAGTTGTGGCCGTTATGAATTGGAAGCAGCCAGGAACCCCAACTGAagttagaagtttcttgggaTTAGCGGGTTATTATAGGCgatttatcaaggatttttcgaagattgctggacccatgaccgAGCTAACCAAGAAAGGGAATAGGTTCATTTGGACTCTGAAGTGCgagtcaagttttcaggaattaaagaagcgTTTAACATCCGCTCCTGTTTTGGTGTTACCTGACGGGGTCAGGAAAAAGGTTATGCCGTATACTCCGATGCTTCCGGAGAAGGTCtag